In Flammeovirgaceae bacterium 311, one DNA window encodes the following:
- the acpP gene encoding acyl carrier protein (COG0236 Acyl carrier protein), with protein MSEIAQKVKQIIVDKLGVEESEVTREASFTNDLGADSLDTVELIMEFEKEFNISIPDDQAENISTVGQAIDYLEANVNK; from the coding sequence ATGTCCGAGATCGCTCAAAAAGTAAAACAGATCATCGTAGATAAGTTGGGCGTTGAAGAGTCAGAAGTGACTCGCGAAGCGAGCTTCACTAATGATCTTGGTGCCGATTCACTCGACACCGTAGAACTCATCATGGAATTCGAGAAAGAATTTAACATTTCTATTCCGGATGATCAGGCCGAAAACATCTCAACGGTAGGCCAGGCTATCGATTATCTGGAAGCAAACGTGAACAAATAA